The nucleotide window CTGAAAGCAGTAAAATTCCCAAGAGTCCCAACCTTCCTGGAGCTGAAACGGTAGGGAGTGGCTCCAAGACAAGCAAGCTGGATACCCACGGAGGGAATCCATGGCCTCTTTCcgtgagataaatgaaaatacccCCAGGGAAGCTGCACAACCAGGCTCAGGAGCTGCTGACCTGTAAGTTAGCGGTCTGAACTGTCTACGCTGGGGTCAGCACTCGAAAAACCCAGTGGACACTTCGTTACCAAAGTGCCCCTTTCCCGGGGGTGGAACTGCAGCTGCACAGAAAGGAAATGGCTGAGGTTCTCTGCGAAGGTATAGGTGACAGCAACACGCAGGAAGGCGCAAGCCTCCCGCAAGGATTCAAGGCTGTGGCCATTCTCTGGGCACTTACCCCGAAAGAGCTTCTGGAGAAGGAAAGCAGGCGAAGACATGGGAACAAGCACAtgattaaaaggaaataaatcattaaaaaagcTTACCCATTCTTGGTACTCAAGGGAATTAAAGCTGAGGAGgcctctcctttttttaaaaaaaaaaagctatttacgAGGTTAGCGTttaggagagagagacacacttAGGTTAATGGGTGAACCCAACTTTGAGCTGATTCCTTCGGAAGGACTGGGAAGGGTCCCTGGCTGACGAACCAAGTTACAGCTCCCGTGGCTTTGGGGTTCAGGGCAGCTTAACTTCGCAGTTACCCACCAGCTCTATGCTGTACCCCGACTTTCTGCAGGCCGGCTGCCTTTCCCAACCAAATAAAGGGAGACCCCCTGGTCCTCTGAGGGACACCCCAGGCCCTCCTACCTCCCGAATGATCTGCTTCCGCATCCACGGTCCATCCATCCTCAGCCCCCAGGTCCGACAGCTCCCCTTTCAGCACCCCGTTGCTGAAGGGCACAGTACTTTCTGGCAGCAGCGGGGTGGTAGCCTTGtccctggggctggaggtggtCTCTGTACAAGAGTCTTCGAGCCCCGAAGTGCTGACAGAATCTGAGCACTGCCCAGAGGAGGCCACTGAGGGGACACCCTGGCCGTTGTTGGACATGCAGGTGACACAAGCGGCATCTTCTGCCAGGATGCTTGCCTCGTCCAGTGACTCTCCAAGGGGGGCAGCCGGTGGAGGGTGGGGGGCCAGGGAGACGTGGTACGTGGAGTTCTTTGGCTTCCTGTCCTTGGTGGGGCTGGACAGAGGGCTGGTCAGGCAGCTCACGTAGGTCTTTGGTGGCGGCAGATCCTCTGCCAGCAGGTCTGCGGAGGGGAAGGCGGCGCCCGCTGGGCCCGTGGCTGCCTCTGCTGCGGCCAGAGCAGGCTCCGCGGCATGCTGGCCCAGGGCAGTTTTCTGGTTGGCTCGGGCAcagctctcctcctccttcagccCTTGGGGCTGAGCAGCCGAGGCCTGATACATCCGACCCGTGATCCTGCCCATCGTGGTGGTCAGCACCTCCTCGGTGGCCTCCAAGATCACTTTGGAGATGATCTGGAAGGCAGCCTGCTCGACCTTCTCGTTTTTGTCCAAGGTCTCTTCCTTGCCCAGCTCCCGGCTGAAGTCTCCGTCCCAGCCTCTGCTCCCCCTGACCCGGGGCGTTGGCGTCTCATCAGGTGTCGCCAGCTCTGAGTGGGCCGACTCCACGTAGCTACTCAGCAACTGCCCCACGGGGTCCTCGCCCACTGCCAGCAGGCtgctcctccccttctctccccctcctcccaaggGAGCCAGGCTGGGGGCTCTGCTGCTCGGCAACTCGGGGCCCTGCTCCTGGGACACGGGACCTTCTTCCAGCACGTTTTCTCCCATCACCGCGTCACCTGTGCCTTCGGCGCCACCCATCTCCCTGGTCTTCTCCCCAGGGCCCACCTTCTCTGCGGGGGCTGCAGGCGGGCCCTGCCGGCGCCACCCTGCCGGCCTGCCCATCACGGTCTCTCGATTACACACCTCAGCTGCTTCGTGGGGGAACGGAACGCCTTTTGGGGACGGCAGGGGACACTCTAGAGGAGCAGACTTGGCTTCGTCACCCGTCAGAGCGAGCTCCACCCTTGCACTGTCCTCTTTGCGTGGTCCTGGACGAAACCTTGTGTCCGCGGTGCTGGGAAGGCCGCGCGAGGACTCTGATCGCCGGT belongs to Eubalaena glacialis isolate mEubGla1 chromosome 19, mEubGla1.1.hap2.+ XY, whole genome shotgun sequence and includes:
- the AKAP1 gene encoding A-kinase anchor protein 1, mitochondrial; the protein is MAIQLRSLFPLALPGVLALLGWWWFFSRKKEHISNHNQQMGASAVKLRAGPAAEEAVPVEDPSPGAVAPPPAATQPPERELRTASKPPGEPPALLRAHPAYRRSESSRGLPSTADTRFRPGPRKEDSARVELALTGDEAKSAPLECPLPSPKGVPFPHEAAEVCNRETVMGRPAGWRRQGPPAAPAEKVGPGEKTREMGGAEGTGDAVMGENVLEEGPVSQEQGPELPSSRAPSLAPLGGGGEKGRSSLLAVGEDPVGQLLSSYVESAHSELATPDETPTPRVRGSRGWDGDFSRELGKEETLDKNEKVEQAAFQIISKVILEATEEVLTTTMGRITGRMYQASAAQPQGLKEEESCARANQKTALGQHAAEPALAAAEAATGPAGAAFPSADLLAEDLPPPKTYVSCLTSPLSSPTKDRKPKNSTYHVSLAPHPPPAAPLGESLDEASILAEDAACVTCMSNNGQGVPSVASSGQCSDSVSTSGLEDSCTETTSSPRDKATTPLLPESTVPFSNGVLKGELSDLGAEDGWTVDAEADHSGGSDGNSMDSVDSCCGLRKPDGFQNAQAGSHPKKVDLTVWEIEVPKHLVGRLIGKQGRYVSFLKQTSGAKIYISTLPYTQNIQICHIEGSQHHVDKALSLIGKKFKELNLTNIYAPPLPSLALPSLPMTSWLMLPDGITVEVIVVNQVNAGHLFVQQHTHPTFHALRSLDQQMYLCYSQPGIPTLPTPVEITVICAAPGMDGAWWRAQVVASYEETNEVEIRYVDYGGYKRVKVDVLRQIRSDFVTLPFQGAEVLLDSVMPLSDDDHFSPEADAAVSEMTGNTALLAQVTSYSPAGLPLIQLWSVIGDEVVLINRSLVERGLAQWVDSYYSSL